acctcatcgggctgctcccataccgacatgtaagactcaaaggcctcgacgtggtcggttgggtcactgtctCCTTTGTacgtgaacgccggcaacttcagcttaggtggcacggcggtgtcaaggacataatcactgaggggctgcttgaccacgtgtcggatgacacgcggcgaccgactcctcgcattcctagtccggcttctctcctcgtagcgggaaggactccttctccgacttggacttcttctccgactctcctgAGTCGGGCCAAGCCACTGTTcccccggggtgtgcctcgtcggtgttgcggcgacgctgtcctttcccgagtgcgagaaggacttatgtttaccacgaccactttgggctcctccggcgtcttgatagggtctgcttctcccagtgctccgttcaagtttcttggagtcacgttctgggccctggtctcttgGACGGtctccgccgctcttgtcggcgtgacagtttGAGCTggcgtactcccaattaggtccaggagcaccttcagttttgctacgtcaaccacctgtcccatgatggtgacctggttggcggccAGCGGCGTGTCTGGTAAtatcggcattccgaattccggttggattgctccgccggtggagggctgcacgactccagaattgtgaaaggtatcatcttggtggaATGTGGTTTCGTCATTctcgaatacctcttgttgttttgacatcttagcttttttgggtgggttttttttgtgtttttgtttttgttgtttgggaatgaatatgactagcttctagtgtctctccccacagacggcgccaattgttccgggtgtaattccagagcagatatttgttaccactcgtagctcgtagaatgatgtccttgcttgaatcctccttgcggtctcccgaaacgatgaacaaatcgagggctcggctttggccgagcgtactcactccgacgctcaagtcggtaaacttagagagaagttgttgtaacttggctaagagtgtattgtagagagataaggaagatattaccagatgaatagtggttattaggtcaatttgtggatcctttcctcaatgaaggttgaggagtatttataggcattcaccttttgtcacgtagtggccaagtggccaagtggctaacaGGTGAAAAGgtcgttctaccctcggccgatggacctatggcaggctggccgaggggtcttggatatgagtacgcggatgtgtgtcccggctggctagttgtctggccgagacccaggtgacaggccgatgggctccatcggctagactgtctaagtcgttgactttgctgtggatacccttgaccttgctcaatatgttgacttggtcagcggtgcagaatatgccccatcagttagAAACCAAATACAATTACAATTTGGCATGCTTATTAGAGAAAGTTTTGCAAGAATATCTCATGAAAAATTAACGTATGTAAACAACCAAGCAACCATATAAGACCATTATCCTGTCGATAGGACGAAGATTATAATAAGATCTCGAACTACTAGACATGGTAccagactctcgggatgaacATTTCACGATTCGACATGCGATAAACATTTCGCATTCAAGATTCGGTGCAACAGAACGGAAGCCAAGTACCCCGAATTCGGCAGAACGGCACAAAAGGGGCGGATGAGTGAGTGAAGTATAGTATATAATGCATAATGACACTACCTTAAGAAAATGACTCATCAAAAATAGTCACTCAAGGACAAGTGTACCACATTTGAAACTCGATAATAGAATCGTTAATGAGCAAGTATGAAACTCAAATGTGAAGTATACAATGTCTTGTTAAAGGCTCCTacctaaatgggggtgttacattaagtTTCATATCATGTCAGcgtcaacccaattacttaaatagGTCACAACGTATTGACCCTAACCCATTAATTTCgcgtcgggttcgtgtcgtgtcaaTGATTGTCGTGTCTAGTCCCAATGGTGGATTTAGGGAGGCTAGCAGGAACGCTCACCCCCACTAAAAGATGAAAATGTCGCAAGTTTTAGTAAAAAAAATTCCATTTTCTTCAAATGAAATTATATCACATTAGCAGAATCACagtgtaaattaattaaaatattaatttagaAAACACACCGAATAAATGGGAAAAAAAttaatttgattttgattttttaaattaaaaattacttCAGAAGTAAAAATAGTGTTGAATAAAATATCCTTAAACAAAGTTTGAGTAATTTCGaaagttcattaaaattgtcgagACGAATAACAATCGGTAAAACAATCTGCAAGCCCAATAagaatcgttttttttttttttgttacttcTATTTATTTGCTAGGGTTAGCGCTCAGCAGTCGAAATACCAAAAAAAATGGCGGATGAGAATAAAAAGATGAAAATGAGAGCGGAATGGAGGGTGTCAGGTTGCGCAACGGAgacgaaagagaaggagaaggagaagataTTTGTGCAGGTAATGCAAATTAAAGCGGAAAAATTCTACGTAATTGACACGTCGAACGGGTGTGTGAAAGAATTACCCGATATCCTAAACCACTGCATGAATTCCATCACTTCAATCGGGTCTGTCATCTACCTCGTAGGCGGCCTACCCTCTTATATGTGCGGAGGAGGGGCTAAAGATATTGTCTATGCCACTTATATGTTTTATCTAGACACAAACTCGGAATCGGACCCAGACGACTCGGACTTGGGAGGATGGAAGGAAATCCCTCCTTATATACCTCCTGCTGATGCTTATGATCCAGGTGCACGTCTTCCTAATATTCCCGTTGGTCTTCCTACCGCGGTTTCACTCGCTGgaaaaatatatatatttcctaGTCATAAAAAGTCGCCATCCGCCTTAGTTTTCAATTCCAATACAAACCAAAACCAGTGGGATACTTTACTTCCGCCTTCTGAAGTTGGTTTTTTCGACATTACTTCAGCTGCTTCTGCTTTTGCAGACCCTGACAATAACCGCCTCGTGGTCTCCTTTAAAACCATATCTTCCATCTATGCTTACTATCCTTCAGACAACACATGGGAACTCATCGTCGATTCTTTTGGATTTTCCAATTTCGTCTTTGTTAAGGGTGTGTTTTATGTATACCTCCGCAAAACCCGGGATTTAGTTATGGCTTTTGATAGTGTTACCAAACAGTGGCTTGAAATTGAATTCACCTCAGAACCACCTGAAAAAATGTGGAGATATAAGTTTAAAGATATGTTGTTACTAGGGAATGGTCTTATGTGTCTTGTTTATTCCATCTGTAAATTGGGTGATTCACCTGGCATTCTTGTTTCCGTTGCCAAGTTCAGATTCAAGCGTTGTACTGACCGTCCTGGTGTACTCATCATCACTCCGCTTCCTATGGAAACTTATAAGCTTAACACCATCTCTTCAATCTTGGATTACTACCCATTCTAGGTTTTCATCcatatcatatttattttgtttactctttgcttttgttgtttgctttcatttcttaattattgtttagAGCAATCTGCTACTTTGTGGTTTTTGGTGATCTTCAGCGTCTCTATCTTAATTGGGTCGGATTTGGATGTGTATGTTAGATGCTGGAGTTGAATCATTGTATTTTAGACTTGatcttatttgggtcatttataaGCTAATTTATTGTAAGGTGATTAGTCACCTCAAGTCGGTTTTGTTGTGTTACAATTCAGATTATTTTGGGCATTAGTCACCACCAAATTGTTGAGTCGTATCAAATCGAGTGGTGGATTGGTCGGCTCAGATTGTGCTAGCTCTAGAGTCGGGAAAACTGAAGTTTCATGGCTAGGTATAAAAGCATTTGAACTCACCAGGCGGCGGATACCATGATAGACTGGGGATTATAGATGAGGGCAAGGCTGATTCGGTTGAATGCTTCGCATCAGGTTCATCTTCCTCAGTTACTGGCAAAATTTGTTGACCTGCATCTCTGTCCGGTGTTATTAAGGGCATCaacaatagaggtttgtcaacaaaggtttgtgtactttttagagGTTTGTTAACAAACCTCTCTATTGTTGGGAATGGGGGTTGAGGTTCATAGATGAGAATGGTTACAATTTTGTATACAGGTTTGTGTTTTTGGTTGTGAGTGATAGTGGACCCCATGCACTATACTTTTTAtgaggtttgtctattgttgtattgaGGTTTGTTGTTAGAGAGGTTTGTGTGTGGAGTGATGCGACATTAGATAAACCTCATTTAGGGtttgtctattgctaatgccctaagCCAGGATGTTCTGAATCTACTGCATCTATCTTCTTCAACTCTGAGCGACATTGTTGTGGGTGTGGGTTCAATTGACTATTATACTCAACAAGTAACATAGACATTACCTGCAGAACAGTTATGGACATCATCGCTAAGACGCTAACCCATTTCCCAGTCAAGAAATACAAGTCGACCTGATCATTAGAATATAGATGGCATAGGTAAGGTCAATTACTCAATTTAGGTCAGTCATTTTCGGAGTAGATCAACTTCCATCATGATAAGCTTGGTGCCGGGAAGGCTTTTGATTCTAACTACATTGCAGCATGTGTTAACTAAATCACTATTATACTCCAACATTATTGATTATTGTACTGAGTTTTCAGTGTTTTTGTGTTCTTTTCCAGAGACGGAGAAAGAACGGGTTCTATCAAGGATCGGAAAACAACAGGCTGAGTTGCTGGGGTTACCTGATTCTCATCCAGTTCTGTCTATCGAAATATTTATCTACTCGTACTGCTATCAACAATATGGCCTCTACTTAATCCAAATGCCGTGTGTTTGAAAGAAGACATATTTAATTATGCATTTTTTTAAAATCTTAAATGTACTAGGGAGTATTTGGCTAGAGAATATCTATATGCAAGTCATGATCATTTATTATTAGCTTCAGCTAGTTACAAGTTTCTTTCAAGATCAGAATATCGCAGCCTGTTTCATTACGTCTTTTACAGTGTGCTCACGATCGATTGACACAGTGCAAAAATTGTTGCGTCCAATTTTCTTCCTACATTTTTCCGATTTCCTCCTTTCTGCTCTGGCTTCTACTGAACTTGCTCATGCAACTATTACTTGTGATAGTTACACAATCGCCACCAATCAAGGTAAATTATACCATGCACCCAGGAGTATGGTGCATGATACTCTCTcctttaaacttttcttataataaatagttattaaatttaataaattataaaattataaaaaatatatcattattcataatttttatttctCTACGAATATAGATCATATTTGatatattttgttatttattttaatttttctcATATATTTACATCACGTAACTGacatattcatatcatatcacatacttatttttattcctttaaattattttgtattatgcggttttgatatgaaataaaacgtTCAAGATCGTCATTGTTCAATATATTTGAACAATAGAGgcatattcactaaactataaaatcatattcactaaactaaaAGTGAATATAATAGAGGCATGAGATGAATATCACACTACataatacatattcatcaaactacattgtcatattcactaaaatTAAAATGAATATGATAGTGTCATATTGTGAATGCATTACTACAAACACAAAACACTAAAATTGAATATGATAGTGGTGACTACTTCTTATAATTGGAAgttaaatttttgtttttaaaaaaaaaaaagaaaaagaaaaggaggaaGTTGAGGATGAGTGGGGAGTGGGAGGGAGTATAGAGTATCCTACACATGGGTATGATATAAGAATTGACCAATCAAGGCTTAGTTTACAGTTGTTTTATTTCCCGTCTTTCTTTGGGAAGTTTTCGGAGTTTAAAGTTGCTTACTCCTATAATTTTAGTCAAATACTCCCATCTGTTTATCTTGGTCAATAATTTACACCTATTTTATTTCCCGCTCACATTATAAAAGCAAACAAATAAATTCCTAGggtttttaatataaaaaaatcTCAAATCTTAACCTGCCTCTTTCTTACTTCCTTAAATCAAATCAATTCAATTTATTCCTATAATAATAATTTCCCccaaattgattgattgatttattGATTATTATTAATTTACCCCCAAGTTGTCAAGTATGGGGACGGAAACAAAAGGGAAGAACAAGATAATTGTGCAGGGAATTCAAAATGATACGGAAAAGAAGAATTTACGTTCAATATTCTACGAAATTGACATGGGGAAAGGGTTTGTGAAACAAATACCTCATGTCTTATACCACTGCATGAATTCCATCACTTCAATCGGATCTGTCATCTACGTCGTAGGCGGAATACCCTCTGATAAGCCTAACGGATTTATTAAACCTATTGAGTATCGCACTCATATGTTTTATCTAAACTTAGACTcggactctgactcagactcagactcgggaGGATGGAAGGAATTCCCTTATATACCTCCTATTAATGCTTATCGTCATATTCCTTTCTGTATTCCTACTGCGGTTTCATTTGGTGGAAAGTTATATGTCTTTGCTGGTCGTAAGAATTCGCCATTCGCTTTGATTTTCAATTCCAATACAGACCAGAACCAGTGGGATACTTTACTTCCACCTTCTGATGTTGATTTTTTCAACGTTTCTTCCCCTAGTTCCGCTGTTGCAGACCCTGACAATAACCGCCTTCTCGTCCACTTTAAGATTAACTCTTCCATCTACGCTTATTATCCTTCCAACAACACATGGGAACTCATCGTCGATTCTTTTGTATGTTCCAATTTCGTCTTTGCTAAGGGTGTGTTTTATATATACCTCCGCAAATGCCGGGATTTAGTTATGGCTTTTGATAGCGTTACCAAACAGTGGCTTGAAATTGAATTCACCTCAGAGGTACCTTATAAAATGTGGGCATATAAGCATGCTGATATGTTGTATCTAGGGAATGATCTTATGTGTCTTGTTGATTCCGTCGCTACATATGGTGATTCACCCGGCACTCTTGTTTCCGTTTACAAGTTCAGAATCAAGCGTTGTACTGACCGTCCTCATGTACTCATCATCACTCCGCTTCCTCTGGAAACCTATAAGCTTAACACCTTCACTACACTCATAAATTACTACCCTTTCTAGGTATTCATCCATATCatctttattttgtatcatttgggaggtcgtaccgagttatgtttatttttctcccattTTTTACCACGTGTCTGGGGTTGTTTCATGAGTTATCGTATTCGATTTCAGTCTTAAATAAcaagtattcatctatttttaacGAGTTGAGTGCCTATACAAATTGAGTAGATACGACGGTAAGAAAGTTTTATATTCTTCCACTTGTTGTTTTGTTGTTGATGGACGAAATCGGCTCATTTTATTTCCAATATACATAAGCTTATGAAGGTGTTACTGCTTTAAAAAATTGTGCATATAAGATGTCAACAAAACTAAATCATGTACAGTATTAGGGTACTGATTTACTAACGTATTATGGTAAAAATGAGTTTATACTTGAATATTTGATGAGAATCTCTTGTAAATCTTACCACATTTaggttattaatgtgtgcccttagggcacacgttagaaaaaccctatacatatatgtatatatatatatattaaatttataGGGTTAATTAACGTAAATACTCTGAACTATAGGGGGTCTTCTTATAATAGTACAAACTATATTTTAACTCAAAATAAATTCAACTTTAGGTACCCTCTTCTCAAAATACACTTAGGTGACCGACTACCTGCTTAACTGGTCATTGTCATCTTAAatcatttttaataataaaaagattattaGTGTATTATTAATCATATAGAAATACTAACACCACCATAGATCTCATAAAAACACTATATACACGCATACACCATTTTTGAGGATGGATTCGGATATCAATGTTAGGCTTTGGATCAACCCCGACGAAGCTTCGGGTAGTAGTGGCTGTGTAAAAGGGTGGGAATAGGGATTTTGGGGTGAAGGAATTCAGGGTTTGGGCAGGGGCGGATCCAGGATTTAGAAGTAGGTTGGGCTGCGTTGACGTCGATGGTGGCGaagccctttttttttctttttttggagAATTACAATATAAATCAGTATACAATTGAAAATGTGTATACTTGTTAACAAATATTTTTTTCAGTACTATTCATAATACAAGTTCCGTTAAATTTAACAACCATTATAAAAAAACAAAGACTAGAAAACTCCGTCTTTTTGGAATATAATATTTTGTATTCTCAAATAAGCGGGTATCtcaaatttgttttaagtaaatCAACAATTATCAAATTATTATGGGCTCTGTTTTACTTCTCGCATTAACATTATACCGATAAAATGCCAAACCAAAAAAAATGCTTGTTATGGGATTTGAACCCCCGCCCCTGACAACAAGAAGGAAATTCCTCAAGTTACTGCTCTTGCCAACTGAGCAAGGTTGAAACAACAATCATTTACTGATGTGAATTCATTATATTCCTAAAAACTAGTTGGGTTAAGCCCATATAGCCACCTATGTAGATCCGCCCCTGGGTTTGGGAAATTTGGAGTTAGAGAAGACGGATTTGAATAATTAAGTCGGTGTAATTATGGTGTATGCGTGTATATAGGCAATATGGCGATAGATTTGTGGTTGTAAGGCTTGAGTAGTGGTGCTGGTGCTGGTGCTGGTGATCGAGGTAATGGGGTGATTAGTGGTGGTTCTAACTGGTAAGGCGTGAGGGGGAAGGTAAGTGTCTAAGTGATACAAGGAGGTAATGACTAACGGATGGGTGAGGATATTATTGTGAAATAACAATAATTGTGTCAAAATAATACCGTAAAACGTCACGTCTGCGCCACATCTACTACACATGGACGCCATGACATTTTTAACCTGGTATAACAGGTTAGAAATTGAACAAGTTTATTTTGGGAGAAGGGTACCTATAGTTGAATTTATTTTGAGTTAAAATATATAGTTTGGACCCTTATAGGTCAGAGtatttattttaaataacctAAATTTATAACAGTGACAACCTAATACGATAGAAAATCGTAAAGATACTTAATGTTTTTATAGAACTTATTGTCTTGTTGATGATCCTCATATTTCAAACACCGACTTAAGGTTTTATCGCAAGTTGATGACATGTATAGTATTATTTCACCTCAAGTCGTTTGATAAAGGTTTTGTTAGAAGAGTAGTCGTTACGAATTGATGTTAATCAACATTTCAGGGCACCAAAGTGAAAATTTTCTAATTTAATATAATAAATTCACTTTCAACATCGAACATGATAATCGTATAATTACAAAATACATTAATACATGATGTGACACcttcattcattgcggaaaagtaaacacataattctagataaaaactgcatggatatatttgtaataggttcatttgggtaaaaacctgtaatttttaaaaccgaaaacgaaacctgaacctgttataaaaatatccaaatgggaaggtgtcaaacatgcaaggtctaaagtaaatctcataaataaaacatcgctaaagtcgcgaaacaaagttatacaacccaaatatgaaaaagagagacatatgtccctaaaagtatatgacataaaaagtgtttaagggtcacaataaaataaagtcaatctaggtcccaaggttactttgctcgctagctcgtccatgtactccatatatgcatcacctacctgtcaatcgcattttatacaaatacgaaagccacagtcagtggggattaactccgagttctcccagccacgaaatgtcataattaatataacatgtaaacataagaatatgaatatgaataacacatattcataagaggggcaaagagtccaaacttgcacacacaaatgaaaggctacacaccctagcatatgaaaggctacgcaagagcatattcagctgacaatccaacaatatctccaatatcaataataatccaaattccagctaaccaacggtaccataatccatgagaacaagctaaaagggCAAAGAGGCAATAACAAGACTCAaacataaggcatccaaagcatccaacaaccaacatgtgaaatgataatcaccAATATCAAGGCATccacataaaacatccaataacaaccaatctcacctcaaagacaaaccctcgaccctagtcccgcgacgggtcatcggtcaaatcgaggctaaccggtttaaacctagtttgaccaaactcgttcggtcaatctggcccagctcagagtcttggcttactttggcccaaatcacaaaattcatcacaatatcattctcatgccatttccaatttctatcatgtgaaaaactatcaacataaggaaatatattccaacttataaaataaccaattcaacggaaatattagcttaaacaatttcctacatgccaaaataccaacatacttcaaaacatgaaccataggcccaaaacatcaaacaatagacccaagacccgacccaaagtgacgggtcaaaaTCCGGGTCGGACCCACCGGGCCTGCCGGGCTGCCGCGCCCCTTTTACGGGCTTTTTTGGCGGTTTTTCCGcccctttttcctttttcctaccaaaatccgtttcaagctcaatttaatatcgtctcaagcaacaatcaacaatacccatttcgtttcaatacttaaacatgtgaaaaacaacatatttaacaaactttaacaacaacaattcatgtgaaaattaaagttaacatgttattaatcacataagcatccaacacatcataaacaacactaatgtgacattaaatcgtcgagtaactcggaatagttaccttaagctagcaaagagacaagtaataacttgagaaagcttctaaaacccaaaattatgcatcatcttccacatatgagtcacctaactcatcttcaaattcttcacctataagaacaacaaaaacataattattaagcttaaattcgaaaaccctaaaagatgagtcttaaaacaaaattgggggaaatgaaaataaagtttactaggagatgaggattgaagatggggttccaaatatataagttttatgcaaattggtggagaaatgaaagatttatgaaagatttagggtttgtaaggaggatttttgataggaatttggtgtttgatgaaaggaagagagagagtgaattatggaggaaataaAAATTGAAAGAGGGGACATTGGAGGGTGATGGCCGGTCAAATGGAGGGGTggttggtcaattgtttacgttttgggtttgcttcgacggtaattaggaatattcgtcgaacgcgatttccgagaatattaaagttcttaaacacgattttactaaaagattaagtacttatatgcccaatatccaaactcgtttactcaacgaccgtaagaaatgggaaaatcccaatattacgacttttatcagaaatctattttatcaaagtaaaaggtttaaatatagtttaaattacttttaaacatttttaaactatcaaaaataattacacttcttcaaaataaaataagattatattttatcaaataaattgtatttcaaataaattaatataaaattaaaatagattaaaatattacttttaaaatataataaaggtcttcagaTTTACGGTGTGTTACACATGAAATCAGTACTTGAATAGTTCATTTAATTTCGGTAACATTTTATATTTACACCTCTAAAAAAAGTAGCAACATCATCATGTAAGTCTGACATTGGAAAATAAAATGAGTCATTTGGATATCGTGcaagaaaaacaaaacaatatTGAGAAGAATATAAAACGACATTGCCCTGATATTTATCCAATCTCTCTAACTACGTTTAAACAAGCAAAATTGTAAGGCCTTACGTTATTTTTATGTTAGGTATATTGTCTTGATATAT
This sequence is a window from Silene latifolia isolate original U9 population chromosome 8, ASM4854445v1, whole genome shotgun sequence. Protein-coding genes within it:
- the LOC141593983 gene encoding uncharacterized protein LOC141593983, whose product is MADENKKMKMRAEWRVSGCATETKEKEKEKIFVQVMQIKAEKFYVIDTSNGCVKELPDILNHCMNSITSIGSVIYLVGGLPSYMCGGGAKDIVYATYMFYLDTNSESDPDDSDLGGWKEIPPYIPPADAYDPGARLPNIPVGLPTAVSLAGKIYIFPSHKKSPSALVFNSNTNQNQWDTLLPPSEVGFFDITSAASAFADPDNNRLVVSFKTISSIYAYYPSDNTWELIVDSFGFSNFVFVKGVFYVYLRKTRDLVMAFDSVTKQWLEIEFTSEPPEKMWRYKFKDMLLLGNGLMCLVYSICKLGDSPGILVSVAKFRFKRCTDRPGVLIITPLPMETYKLNTISSILDYYPF